Proteins encoded in a region of the Oncorhynchus gorbuscha isolate QuinsamMale2020 ecotype Even-year linkage group LG16, OgorEven_v1.0, whole genome shotgun sequence genome:
- the LOC123999432 gene encoding cyclin-G2-like: MEAVKLMRELKTNFEQEMNYLPKETGLHLIESTRENASQGISAKCRDVKVEDLWSLTSFFGYSTQTFVLAVNLLDRFLAMMKVQPKHLACISISCLHIAAKAVEEDCNLSSTNELIRISQCKFTVSDLTRMEKIISEKLNFQLEAITALTFLHLYHRITRSHTSDRKEALNLDTLEAHLKACLCRITFSKAKPSILALSLLTQEIEAMQSVDMLEIAHSVQRHLKITDTELLHWRGLVAKCLSDYSSPECSRPNNKKLVWIVSRRTAQNLHTSYCNVPELPTIPEDCWDQSEDSCEDMSSGEESLSSSLGSDAEGPYFPLHFRCQSNHRNKYHHPNPL; the protein is encoded by the exons ATGGAAGCCGTTAAACTTATGAGGGAGCTGAAAACCAATTTTGAACAGGAGATGAATTATCTTCCGAAAGAAACGGGACTCCACTTGATCGAATCAACCAGAGAG AATGCCAGCCAAGGAATCTCAGCTAAATGTAGGGACGTCAAAGTGGAAGACCTCTGGAGCCTAACCAGTTTCTTTGGGTACAGCACCCAGACCTTCGTTCTGGCAGTCAACCTGCTAGACAGATTTTTGGCCATGATGAAG GTCCAACCCAAACATCTAGCCTGCATTAGCATCAGCTGCCTCCACATCGCAGCCAAAGCAGTCGAAGAGGATTGTAACTTGTCTTCCACCAATGAACTTATTCGTATCAGCCAGTGCAAGTTTACAGTTTCGGACCTCACTCGCATGGAGAAGATCATTTCCGAGAAACTCAACTTCCAACTCGAAGCCATCACAGCCTTAACCTTTTTGCACCTATACCATAGAATCACACGCTCACACACCTCAGACAG GAAGGAGGCCCTGAACCTCGACACACTAGAGGCCCACCTCAAAGCCTGCCTCTGCCGCATCACATTTTCTAAAGCTAAA CCGTCCATCTTGGCCCTGTCCCTCCTCACTCAAGAGATTGAAGCCATGCAGTCTGTTGACATGCTAGAAATAGCACATAGTGTTCAGAGACATCTGAAG ATCACCGACACGGAGCTGCTACACTGGAGGGGGCTCGTAGCCAAGTGTCTGTCTGACTACTCTTCCCCTGAATGTAGCAGACCCAACAATAAGAAGCTCGTCTGGATAGTGTCGAGAAGGACAGCTCAGAACCTACACACCAGCTACTGCAACGTCCCTGAACTGCCGACCATTCCCGAGGACTGCTGGGACCAAAG CGAGGACTCGTGTGAAGACATGAGTTCTGGGGAGGAGAGCCTGAGCAGTTCCCTGGGTTCTGATGCAGAGGGACCTTACTTTCCTCTTCATTTCCGCTGCCAGAGCAACCACCGAAACAAATACCACCATCCCAACCCCCTGTGA
- the taf1c gene encoding TATA box-binding protein-associated factor, RNA polymerase I, subunit C isoform X1, with protein MDYIFPRKLFPGYFNSGPPSSTFRHNVGGWGSYGQVLDLNDPLHEKDSLPKVDWKFESQHQVKGEPWVPVEPIAIPLLRPKRGPKWSSTALSDPMDFSEHMQNFYQYKYKDAFCTMSHILGDKFNFGQGRRKGSERNAVHMWQMENFMHTFKYKKCELTHFGRQAKRYHNLLSDVIHDIPPALLADHLHEELTYQRGQEQFSDHATGGAIGYICFTNTSISQQGCLVYPGKAGLNKLNFHRVVLEFQEGKPPCFDVSHKPLSFQLNGTIRQITIGLQQDECHVGVRCDHLCGVWMVSEKNIPKSLEVIQTKQPATCLSASPHVQGELLVASESGAAYLWTVGKGLQKFRQEYSNLYFNSKSSWRWCDFSGHPRVMVYADRTGVELTDIRTKDSYSHTLFRIGQTPDCKSGERVILSNYLRDVHTFHHLVTTQHSAYVMDERFPCLPMIQWDHMMEHPPMFSQVVAGLPSGGGTTKVLLGSQRSQEVILLQYSGGREEACVTRGPPRALLSPRDSLGHLPVQLPHRQHHAQDRLANPAAGLTVIHQSRAKEDCICVLQLTEAGDIFYHTLKSQTESFSKDDPPTPTQNSVGPEGPEGRSGDVQRLKQPVDTLREGLHQTPRSSTLDETWYSSGSPSPEGDSGFEGRGQPWDTLRAGLEMVINDPYDDPYPTLATNTGLTDTQETTAIVPLPTAQCLDTNVNMNPVRPKVKVSDEALLIWRKWLLKLFKCPWERRNLPHKTTKTKDLLPDDSLQRDPLGDHCRQTLREDLRETMRNGNVLVHRNTCLKPLALVPVPAPVEPSEWADVLSERMSASWEPGLGGWRSWWEERLGLNREEKVEALRRKRRRQKRAKAHSRIDLSGSFTSSVSYQSDLDSASLSGWSSAASQYASSDVDSVATSCDNTKWFTLSEPGTPRATTPTPQTSSSQPTTPRREFGSKPTKPLEQLSSFLSQPTIPYSQSSSSSQPTIPYSQFTSSELLFTPKKQPTIGKSSPWTTAGSDSNAADILRTVVATQKPKPQNQDYLNSLFGSQEPMDASQGVGFNESRHNTPLATSSQLSSISSSQRNLKVGLTSSQPKRKKSRMGF; from the exons ATGGATTACATTTTCCCAAGAAAACTTTTCCCGGGTTATTTCAACTCTGGGCCCCCCAGTTCTACGTTTAGACACAACGTCGGAGGTTGGGGTTCCTATGGTCAAGTGTTGGACCTAAACGACCCTCTACACGAG AAAGACAGTCTACCAAAAGTAGATTGGAAGTTTGAATCTCAACACCAAGTGAAGGGAGAGCCTTGGGTGCCAGTGGAACCAATAGCAATACCACTTCTGCGACCAAAAAGAG GCCCCAAATGGTCATCAACAGCTCTGTCCGATCCTATGGACTTCTCAGAGCAT ATGCAGAACTTCTACCAGTATAAGTACAAGGATGCTTTTTGCACAATGAGCCATATCCTGGGGGACAAATTCAACTTTggacaggggaggagaaag GGAAGTGAAAGAAATGCTGTTCACATGTGGCAGATGGAGAATTTCATGCACACATTTAAATACAAGAA gTGCGAGTTAACTCATTTTGGGCGGCAGGCCAAAAGGTACCACAACCTGTTATCAGATGTGATTCATGACATCCCCCCAGCCCTGCTAGCTGATCATCTCCATGAGGAGCTGACCTATCAGAGAGGGCAGGAGCAGTTCTCTGACCACGCCACAGGGGGTGCCATAGGGTACATTTGTTTTACCAACACCAGTATCTCTCAGCAAGGCTGTCTGGTGTACCCTGGGAAAGCTGGCCTAAACAAGCTTA ACTTCCACAGGGTGGTGCTAGAGTTCCAAGAAGGGAAGCCTCCATGTTTTGATGTGAGCCACAAGCCTCTCTCATTCCAGCTCAATGGTACAATCAGACAGATCACCATCGGCCTTCAGCAGGATGAAT GTCACGTGGGGGTGCGCTGTGACCACCTGTGCGGTGTCTGGATGGTCAGTGAGAAGAACATCCCTAAGTCTCTGGAGGTCATTCAGACCAAGCAGCCTGCTACGTGTCTCAGTGCCAG TCCCCATGTCCAGGGAGAGCTCCTGGTGGCCAGTGAGAGTGGAGCTGCCTATCTATGGACAGTGGGCAAAGG TTTGCAGAAGTTCCGTCAGGAGTACAGTAACCTGTACTTCAATTCTAAGTCGTCATGGAGATGGTGTGACTTCTCTGGCCACCCCAGGGTGATGGTGTATGCTGACCGGACAGGTGTGGAGCTCACTGATATCAGG ACCAAAGATAGTTATAGCCACACGCTGTTTCGTATCGGCCAAACTCCTGACTgtaagagtggagagagagtcatCCTGTCCAATTACCTGAGAGATGTCCACACCTTCCACCACCTCGTCACCACACAG CACTCTGCTTACGTCATGGATGAGCGTTTCCCCTGCCTCCCCATGATCCAGTGGGATCACATGATGGAGCATCCTCCCATGTTTTCCCAGGTCGTGGCGGGGTTGCCGTCGGGGGGCGGGACTACCAAGGTGCTGCTGGGCTCTCAGAGATCACAGGAAGTGATCCTGCTACAGTACTCGG GTGGTAGGGAGGAGGCCTGCGTCACCAGAGGCCCACCTCGGGCCTTGCTCAGCCCCAGAGACAGCCTTGGACACCTGCCTGTCCAACTCCCCCACAGACAGCACCATGCCCAGGACAGACTAGCCAATCCTGCTGCTG GTCTTACTGTCATCCATCAGAGCCGAGCCAAGGAGGACTGTATCTGTGTGCTGCAACTCACTGAGGCCGGAGACATCTTTTACCACACGCTAAAGTCCCAGACTGAGTCCTTCAGTAAAGACGACCCACCGACACCAACCCAGAACTCCGTGGGACCCGAGGGACCCGAGGGACGTAGCGGAGATGTACAGAGACTAAAACAACCAGTTGATACATTAAGAGAAGGTCTGCATCAAACCCCAAGAAGCAGTACCCTAGATGAGACATGGTATTCCTCCGGATCGCCGTCTCCTGAGGGTGACTCTGGGTTCGAGGGAAGGGGGCAGCCGTGGGACACACTTAGGGCTGGACTGGAGATGGTTATCAACGACCCTTATGACGACCCGTACCCGACGCTAGCAACAAACACAGGATTAACTGATACTCAGGAAACCACTGCTATAGTTCCTCTACCTACAGCCCAGTGTTTGGACACTAATGTTAACATGAACCCCGTCAGGCCAAAGGTTAAAGTCAGTGATGAGGCTCTGTTGATTTGGAGGAAGTGGTTGCTCAAACTGTTCAAGTGCCCCTGGGAGCGCCGCAATCTCCCGCACAAGACCACAAAAACCAAGGATCTTCTACCCGACGACAGCCTTCAGAGAGATCCGTTGGGAGATCACTGTCGTCAGACCCTGAGGGAGGACCTGAGGGAGACCATGAGGAATGGTAATGTTCTCGTCCACAGGAACACCTGTCTCAAACCCCTGGCTCTGGTCCCTGTCCCGGCACCCGTGGAGCCCTCTGAGTGGGCTGATGTGCTGAGCGAGAGGATGAGTGCATCGTGGGAGCCCGGGCTGGGGGGATGGAGGAGCTGGtgggaggagaggctggggctgAACCGAGAGGAGAAG GTAGAGGCTCtgcggaggaagaggaggagacagaaacGGGCGAAGGCTCACAGTCGTATCGACCTATCGGGCAGCTTCACCTCGTCTGTCAGCTACCAATCAGACCTGGACAGCGCTTCTCTCTCCGGTTGGTCGTCGGCAGCCAGTCAGTACGCCAGCTCCGATGTAGacagtgtggccaccagctgtgaCAACACCAAGTGGTTCACCCTGTCTGAGCCGGGTACACCGAGGGCTACCACACCAACACCACAGACCAGTAGCTCACAGCCCACAACACCTCGTAGGGAGTTTGGTTCAAAACCAACTAAACCACTGGAGCAGCTTAGTAGTTTCCTCTCCCAGCCCACTATCCCCTATTCACAGAGCAGTAGTAGTTCACAGCCCACTATCCCCTATTCACAGTTCACTAGTTCCGAGCTACTGTTTACACCCAAAAAACAGCCCACCATTGGTAAGTCGTCGCCCTGGACAACAGCAGGTTCTGACTCCAACGCGGCGGACATTTTGAGAACTGTGGTGGCAACCCAGAAGCCCAAGCCACAGAATCAGGATTATTTAAATTCTCTCTTTGGATCCCAGGAGCCTATGGATGCCTCACAGGGAGTAGGATTTAACGAGAGCAGACATAATACACCTTTGGCCACCTCTTCTCAGctgtcctccatctcttcttcacAGAGGAACCTGAAAGTGGGACTAACCTCCTCACAACCCAAAAGGAAGAAGTCTCGTATGGGTTTCTGA
- the taf1c gene encoding TATA box-binding protein-associated factor, RNA polymerase I, subunit C isoform X2, with product MDYIFPRKLFPGYFNSGPPSSTFRHNVGGWGSYGQVLDLNDPLHEKDSLPKVDWKFESQHQVKGEPWVPVEPIAIPLLRPKRGPKWSSTALSDPMDFSEHMQNFYQYKYKDAFCTMSHILGDKFNFGQGRRKGSERNAVHMWQMENFMHTFKYKKCELTHFGRQAKRYHNLLSDVIHDIPPALLADHLHEELTYQRGQEQFSDHATGGAIGYICFTNTSISQQGCLVYPGKAGLNKLNFHRVVLEFQEGKPPCFDVSHKPLSFQLNGTIRQITIGLQQDECHVGVRCDHLCGVWMVSEKNIPKSLEVIQTKQPATCLSASPHVQGELLVASESGAAYLWTVGKGLQKFRQEYSNLYFNSKSSWRWCDFSGHPRVMVYADRTGVELTDIRTKDSYSHTLFRIGQTPDCKSGERVILSNYLRDVHTFHHLVTTQVVAGLPSGGGTTKVLLGSQRSQEVILLQYSGGREEACVTRGPPRALLSPRDSLGHLPVQLPHRQHHAQDRLANPAAGLTVIHQSRAKEDCICVLQLTEAGDIFYHTLKSQTESFSKDDPPTPTQNSVGPEGPEGRSGDVQRLKQPVDTLREGLHQTPRSSTLDETWYSSGSPSPEGDSGFEGRGQPWDTLRAGLEMVINDPYDDPYPTLATNTGLTDTQETTAIVPLPTAQCLDTNVNMNPVRPKVKVSDEALLIWRKWLLKLFKCPWERRNLPHKTTKTKDLLPDDSLQRDPLGDHCRQTLREDLRETMRNGNVLVHRNTCLKPLALVPVPAPVEPSEWADVLSERMSASWEPGLGGWRSWWEERLGLNREEKVEALRRKRRRQKRAKAHSRIDLSGSFTSSVSYQSDLDSASLSGWSSAASQYASSDVDSVATSCDNTKWFTLSEPGTPRATTPTPQTSSSQPTTPRREFGSKPTKPLEQLSSFLSQPTIPYSQSSSSSQPTIPYSQFTSSELLFTPKKQPTIGKSSPWTTAGSDSNAADILRTVVATQKPKPQNQDYLNSLFGSQEPMDASQGVGFNESRHNTPLATSSQLSSISSSQRNLKVGLTSSQPKRKKSRMGF from the exons ATGGATTACATTTTCCCAAGAAAACTTTTCCCGGGTTATTTCAACTCTGGGCCCCCCAGTTCTACGTTTAGACACAACGTCGGAGGTTGGGGTTCCTATGGTCAAGTGTTGGACCTAAACGACCCTCTACACGAG AAAGACAGTCTACCAAAAGTAGATTGGAAGTTTGAATCTCAACACCAAGTGAAGGGAGAGCCTTGGGTGCCAGTGGAACCAATAGCAATACCACTTCTGCGACCAAAAAGAG GCCCCAAATGGTCATCAACAGCTCTGTCCGATCCTATGGACTTCTCAGAGCAT ATGCAGAACTTCTACCAGTATAAGTACAAGGATGCTTTTTGCACAATGAGCCATATCCTGGGGGACAAATTCAACTTTggacaggggaggagaaag GGAAGTGAAAGAAATGCTGTTCACATGTGGCAGATGGAGAATTTCATGCACACATTTAAATACAAGAA gTGCGAGTTAACTCATTTTGGGCGGCAGGCCAAAAGGTACCACAACCTGTTATCAGATGTGATTCATGACATCCCCCCAGCCCTGCTAGCTGATCATCTCCATGAGGAGCTGACCTATCAGAGAGGGCAGGAGCAGTTCTCTGACCACGCCACAGGGGGTGCCATAGGGTACATTTGTTTTACCAACACCAGTATCTCTCAGCAAGGCTGTCTGGTGTACCCTGGGAAAGCTGGCCTAAACAAGCTTA ACTTCCACAGGGTGGTGCTAGAGTTCCAAGAAGGGAAGCCTCCATGTTTTGATGTGAGCCACAAGCCTCTCTCATTCCAGCTCAATGGTACAATCAGACAGATCACCATCGGCCTTCAGCAGGATGAAT GTCACGTGGGGGTGCGCTGTGACCACCTGTGCGGTGTCTGGATGGTCAGTGAGAAGAACATCCCTAAGTCTCTGGAGGTCATTCAGACCAAGCAGCCTGCTACGTGTCTCAGTGCCAG TCCCCATGTCCAGGGAGAGCTCCTGGTGGCCAGTGAGAGTGGAGCTGCCTATCTATGGACAGTGGGCAAAGG TTTGCAGAAGTTCCGTCAGGAGTACAGTAACCTGTACTTCAATTCTAAGTCGTCATGGAGATGGTGTGACTTCTCTGGCCACCCCAGGGTGATGGTGTATGCTGACCGGACAGGTGTGGAGCTCACTGATATCAGG ACCAAAGATAGTTATAGCCACACGCTGTTTCGTATCGGCCAAACTCCTGACTgtaagagtggagagagagtcatCCTGTCCAATTACCTGAGAGATGTCCACACCTTCCACCACCTCGTCACCACACAG GTCGTGGCGGGGTTGCCGTCGGGGGGCGGGACTACCAAGGTGCTGCTGGGCTCTCAGAGATCACAGGAAGTGATCCTGCTACAGTACTCGG GTGGTAGGGAGGAGGCCTGCGTCACCAGAGGCCCACCTCGGGCCTTGCTCAGCCCCAGAGACAGCCTTGGACACCTGCCTGTCCAACTCCCCCACAGACAGCACCATGCCCAGGACAGACTAGCCAATCCTGCTGCTG GTCTTACTGTCATCCATCAGAGCCGAGCCAAGGAGGACTGTATCTGTGTGCTGCAACTCACTGAGGCCGGAGACATCTTTTACCACACGCTAAAGTCCCAGACTGAGTCCTTCAGTAAAGACGACCCACCGACACCAACCCAGAACTCCGTGGGACCCGAGGGACCCGAGGGACGTAGCGGAGATGTACAGAGACTAAAACAACCAGTTGATACATTAAGAGAAGGTCTGCATCAAACCCCAAGAAGCAGTACCCTAGATGAGACATGGTATTCCTCCGGATCGCCGTCTCCTGAGGGTGACTCTGGGTTCGAGGGAAGGGGGCAGCCGTGGGACACACTTAGGGCTGGACTGGAGATGGTTATCAACGACCCTTATGACGACCCGTACCCGACGCTAGCAACAAACACAGGATTAACTGATACTCAGGAAACCACTGCTATAGTTCCTCTACCTACAGCCCAGTGTTTGGACACTAATGTTAACATGAACCCCGTCAGGCCAAAGGTTAAAGTCAGTGATGAGGCTCTGTTGATTTGGAGGAAGTGGTTGCTCAAACTGTTCAAGTGCCCCTGGGAGCGCCGCAATCTCCCGCACAAGACCACAAAAACCAAGGATCTTCTACCCGACGACAGCCTTCAGAGAGATCCGTTGGGAGATCACTGTCGTCAGACCCTGAGGGAGGACCTGAGGGAGACCATGAGGAATGGTAATGTTCTCGTCCACAGGAACACCTGTCTCAAACCCCTGGCTCTGGTCCCTGTCCCGGCACCCGTGGAGCCCTCTGAGTGGGCTGATGTGCTGAGCGAGAGGATGAGTGCATCGTGGGAGCCCGGGCTGGGGGGATGGAGGAGCTGGtgggaggagaggctggggctgAACCGAGAGGAGAAG GTAGAGGCTCtgcggaggaagaggaggagacagaaacGGGCGAAGGCTCACAGTCGTATCGACCTATCGGGCAGCTTCACCTCGTCTGTCAGCTACCAATCAGACCTGGACAGCGCTTCTCTCTCCGGTTGGTCGTCGGCAGCCAGTCAGTACGCCAGCTCCGATGTAGacagtgtggccaccagctgtgaCAACACCAAGTGGTTCACCCTGTCTGAGCCGGGTACACCGAGGGCTACCACACCAACACCACAGACCAGTAGCTCACAGCCCACAACACCTCGTAGGGAGTTTGGTTCAAAACCAACTAAACCACTGGAGCAGCTTAGTAGTTTCCTCTCCCAGCCCACTATCCCCTATTCACAGAGCAGTAGTAGTTCACAGCCCACTATCCCCTATTCACAGTTCACTAGTTCCGAGCTACTGTTTACACCCAAAAAACAGCCCACCATTGGTAAGTCGTCGCCCTGGACAACAGCAGGTTCTGACTCCAACGCGGCGGACATTTTGAGAACTGTGGTGGCAACCCAGAAGCCCAAGCCACAGAATCAGGATTATTTAAATTCTCTCTTTGGATCCCAGGAGCCTATGGATGCCTCACAGGGAGTAGGATTTAACGAGAGCAGACATAATACACCTTTGGCCACCTCTTCTCAGctgtcctccatctcttcttcacAGAGGAACCTGAAAGTGGGACTAACCTCCTCACAACCCAAAAGGAAGAAGTCTCGTATGGGTTTCTGA
- the taf1c gene encoding uncharacterized protein taf1c isoform X3, which translates to MDFSEHMQNFYQYKYKDAFCTMSHILGDKFNFGQGRRKGSERNAVHMWQMENFMHTFKYKKCELTHFGRQAKRYHNLLSDVIHDIPPALLADHLHEELTYQRGQEQFSDHATGGAIGYICFTNTSISQQGCLVYPGKAGLNKLNFHRVVLEFQEGKPPCFDVSHKPLSFQLNGTIRQITIGLQQDECHVGVRCDHLCGVWMVSEKNIPKSLEVIQTKQPATCLSASPHVQGELLVASESGAAYLWTVGKGLQKFRQEYSNLYFNSKSSWRWCDFSGHPRVMVYADRTGVELTDIRTKDSYSHTLFRIGQTPDCKSGERVILSNYLRDVHTFHHLVTTQHSAYVMDERFPCLPMIQWDHMMEHPPMFSQVVAGLPSGGGTTKVLLGSQRSQEVILLQYSGGREEACVTRGPPRALLSPRDSLGHLPVQLPHRQHHAQDRLANPAAGLTVIHQSRAKEDCICVLQLTEAGDIFYHTLKSQTESFSKDDPPTPTQNSVGPEGPEGRSGDVQRLKQPVDTLREGLHQTPRSSTLDETWYSSGSPSPEGDSGFEGRGQPWDTLRAGLEMVINDPYDDPYPTLATNTGLTDTQETTAIVPLPTAQCLDTNVNMNPVRPKVKVSDEALLIWRKWLLKLFKCPWERRNLPHKTTKTKDLLPDDSLQRDPLGDHCRQTLREDLRETMRNGNVLVHRNTCLKPLALVPVPAPVEPSEWADVLSERMSASWEPGLGGWRSWWEERLGLNREEKVEALRRKRRRQKRAKAHSRIDLSGSFTSSVSYQSDLDSASLSGWSSAASQYASSDVDSVATSCDNTKWFTLSEPGTPRATTPTPQTSSSQPTTPRREFGSKPTKPLEQLSSFLSQPTIPYSQSSSSSQPTIPYSQFTSSELLFTPKKQPTIGKSSPWTTAGSDSNAADILRTVVATQKPKPQNQDYLNSLFGSQEPMDASQGVGFNESRHNTPLATSSQLSSISSSQRNLKVGLTSSQPKRKKSRMGF; encoded by the exons ATGGACTTCTCAGAGCAT ATGCAGAACTTCTACCAGTATAAGTACAAGGATGCTTTTTGCACAATGAGCCATATCCTGGGGGACAAATTCAACTTTggacaggggaggagaaag GGAAGTGAAAGAAATGCTGTTCACATGTGGCAGATGGAGAATTTCATGCACACATTTAAATACAAGAA gTGCGAGTTAACTCATTTTGGGCGGCAGGCCAAAAGGTACCACAACCTGTTATCAGATGTGATTCATGACATCCCCCCAGCCCTGCTAGCTGATCATCTCCATGAGGAGCTGACCTATCAGAGAGGGCAGGAGCAGTTCTCTGACCACGCCACAGGGGGTGCCATAGGGTACATTTGTTTTACCAACACCAGTATCTCTCAGCAAGGCTGTCTGGTGTACCCTGGGAAAGCTGGCCTAAACAAGCTTA ACTTCCACAGGGTGGTGCTAGAGTTCCAAGAAGGGAAGCCTCCATGTTTTGATGTGAGCCACAAGCCTCTCTCATTCCAGCTCAATGGTACAATCAGACAGATCACCATCGGCCTTCAGCAGGATGAAT GTCACGTGGGGGTGCGCTGTGACCACCTGTGCGGTGTCTGGATGGTCAGTGAGAAGAACATCCCTAAGTCTCTGGAGGTCATTCAGACCAAGCAGCCTGCTACGTGTCTCAGTGCCAG TCCCCATGTCCAGGGAGAGCTCCTGGTGGCCAGTGAGAGTGGAGCTGCCTATCTATGGACAGTGGGCAAAGG TTTGCAGAAGTTCCGTCAGGAGTACAGTAACCTGTACTTCAATTCTAAGTCGTCATGGAGATGGTGTGACTTCTCTGGCCACCCCAGGGTGATGGTGTATGCTGACCGGACAGGTGTGGAGCTCACTGATATCAGG ACCAAAGATAGTTATAGCCACACGCTGTTTCGTATCGGCCAAACTCCTGACTgtaagagtggagagagagtcatCCTGTCCAATTACCTGAGAGATGTCCACACCTTCCACCACCTCGTCACCACACAG CACTCTGCTTACGTCATGGATGAGCGTTTCCCCTGCCTCCCCATGATCCAGTGGGATCACATGATGGAGCATCCTCCCATGTTTTCCCAGGTCGTGGCGGGGTTGCCGTCGGGGGGCGGGACTACCAAGGTGCTGCTGGGCTCTCAGAGATCACAGGAAGTGATCCTGCTACAGTACTCGG GTGGTAGGGAGGAGGCCTGCGTCACCAGAGGCCCACCTCGGGCCTTGCTCAGCCCCAGAGACAGCCTTGGACACCTGCCTGTCCAACTCCCCCACAGACAGCACCATGCCCAGGACAGACTAGCCAATCCTGCTGCTG GTCTTACTGTCATCCATCAGAGCCGAGCCAAGGAGGACTGTATCTGTGTGCTGCAACTCACTGAGGCCGGAGACATCTTTTACCACACGCTAAAGTCCCAGACTGAGTCCTTCAGTAAAGACGACCCACCGACACCAACCCAGAACTCCGTGGGACCCGAGGGACCCGAGGGACGTAGCGGAGATGTACAGAGACTAAAACAACCAGTTGATACATTAAGAGAAGGTCTGCATCAAACCCCAAGAAGCAGTACCCTAGATGAGACATGGTATTCCTCCGGATCGCCGTCTCCTGAGGGTGACTCTGGGTTCGAGGGAAGGGGGCAGCCGTGGGACACACTTAGGGCTGGACTGGAGATGGTTATCAACGACCCTTATGACGACCCGTACCCGACGCTAGCAACAAACACAGGATTAACTGATACTCAGGAAACCACTGCTATAGTTCCTCTACCTACAGCCCAGTGTTTGGACACTAATGTTAACATGAACCCCGTCAGGCCAAAGGTTAAAGTCAGTGATGAGGCTCTGTTGATTTGGAGGAAGTGGTTGCTCAAACTGTTCAAGTGCCCCTGGGAGCGCCGCAATCTCCCGCACAAGACCACAAAAACCAAGGATCTTCTACCCGACGACAGCCTTCAGAGAGATCCGTTGGGAGATCACTGTCGTCAGACCCTGAGGGAGGACCTGAGGGAGACCATGAGGAATGGTAATGTTCTCGTCCACAGGAACACCTGTCTCAAACCCCTGGCTCTGGTCCCTGTCCCGGCACCCGTGGAGCCCTCTGAGTGGGCTGATGTGCTGAGCGAGAGGATGAGTGCATCGTGGGAGCCCGGGCTGGGGGGATGGAGGAGCTGGtgggaggagaggctggggctgAACCGAGAGGAGAAG GTAGAGGCTCtgcggaggaagaggaggagacagaaacGGGCGAAGGCTCACAGTCGTATCGACCTATCGGGCAGCTTCACCTCGTCTGTCAGCTACCAATCAGACCTGGACAGCGCTTCTCTCTCCGGTTGGTCGTCGGCAGCCAGTCAGTACGCCAGCTCCGATGTAGacagtgtggccaccagctgtgaCAACACCAAGTGGTTCACCCTGTCTGAGCCGGGTACACCGAGGGCTACCACACCAACACCACAGACCAGTAGCTCACAGCCCACAACACCTCGTAGGGAGTTTGGTTCAAAACCAACTAAACCACTGGAGCAGCTTAGTAGTTTCCTCTCCCAGCCCACTATCCCCTATTCACAGAGCAGTAGTAGTTCACAGCCCACTATCCCCTATTCACAGTTCACTAGTTCCGAGCTACTGTTTACACCCAAAAAACAGCCCACCATTGGTAAGTCGTCGCCCTGGACAACAGCAGGTTCTGACTCCAACGCGGCGGACATTTTGAGAACTGTGGTGGCAACCCAGAAGCCCAAGCCACAGAATCAGGATTATTTAAATTCTCTCTTTGGATCCCAGGAGCCTATGGATGCCTCACAGGGAGTAGGATTTAACGAGAGCAGACATAATACACCTTTGGCCACCTCTTCTCAGctgtcctccatctcttcttcacAGAGGAACCTGAAAGTGGGACTAACCTCCTCACAACCCAAAAGGAAGAAGTCTCGTATGGGTTTCTGA